In a single window of the Scyliorhinus canicula chromosome 1, sScyCan1.1, whole genome shotgun sequence genome:
- the LOC119968524 gene encoding basic proline-rich protein-like, whose amino-acid sequence MCRPSRKLFIPKLFGGGSGSYGSCLGIGAPSPLGTERPKPPGHRAPWAPSAPSPRAPSPLDTKPPGHRAHQAPWAPSAPSPLGTETPGHRAHQAPWALSTPSPLGIERTKPPGHRAPWAPSAPSPLGTEHTKPPGHQAPWAPSTPSALGTERTKPPGHRAPWAPNAPSPLGTERTQPPGHRAHQAPWAPSTPSPLGTERTKPPGHRAPWAPNAPSPLGTKRTKPPGHRAHQAPGHRAHQAPWAPSAPSPLGTERTKPLGTEPPGHRAHQAPWAPSTPSPLGTKPPGHRAHQTPWAPSPLGTERTKPPGHQAPWAPSAPNPLGTKPPGHRAPWAPTHQAPWAPSPLDTEPPGHRGHQAPWAPRAPSPPGTKPPWHRAHQAPGHQAPWTPSPLGTEGTKPPGHRAPWAPRAPSPLGTKPPWHRAHQAPGHQAPWTPSPLGTEGTKPPGHQAPWAPSAPNPLGTKPPGHRGHQAPWAPSPLGTERTKPPGHQAPWAPRAPNPLGTKPPGHRAPWATRAPSPLGTEHTKPPGTKPPRHQAPWALSPLGTEGTKPPGHQAHQAP is encoded by the exons ATGTGTAGACCATCTAGAAAACTCTTCATCCCAAAACTGTTTGGAGGAGGCTCTGGCTCATATGGCTCATG TTTGGGCATTGGGGCACCCAGCCCCCTGGGCACCGAGCGCCCCAAGCCCCCTGGGCACCGAGCCCCCTGGGCACCGAGCGCACCAAGCCCCCGGGCACCAAGCCCCCTGGACACCAAGCCCCCTGGGCACCGAGCACACCAAGCCCCCTGGGCACCGAGCGCACCAAGCCCCCTGGGCACCGAGACCCCTGGGCACCGAGCGCACCAAGCCCCCTGGGCACTGAGCACACCAAGCCCCCTGGGCATCGAGCGCACCAAGCCCCCTGGGCACCGAGCCCCCTGGGCACCGAGCGCACCAAGCCCCCTGGGCACCGAGCACACCAAGCCCCCTGGGCACCAAGCCCCCTGGGCACCGAGCACACCAAGCGCCCTGGGCACCGAGCGCACCAAGCCCCCTGGGCACCGAGCCCCCTGGGCACCGAACGCACCAAGCCCCCTGGGCACCGAACGCACCCAGCCCCCTGGGCACCGAGCGCACCAAGCCCCCTGGGCACCGAGCACACCAAGCCCCCTGGGCACCGAGCGCACCAAGCCCCCTGGGCACCGAGCCCCCTGGGCACCGAACGCACCAAGCCCCCTGGGCACCAAGCGCACCAAGCCCCCTGGGCACCGAGCGCACCAAGCCCCTGGGCACCGAGCGCACCAAGCCCCCTGGGCACCGAGCGCACCAAGCCCCCTGGGCACCGAGCGCACCAAGCCCCTGGGCACCGAGCCCCCTGGGCACCGAGCGCACCAAGCCCCCTGGGCACCGAGCACACCAAGCCCCCTGGGCACCAAGCCCCCTGGGCACCGAGCGCACCAAACCCCCTGGGCACCAAGCCCCCTGGGCACCGAGCGCACCAAACCCCCTGGGCACCAAGCCCCCTGGGCACCGAGCGCACCAAACCCCCTGGGCACCAAGCCCCCTGGACACCGAGCCCCCTGGGCACCGACGCACCAAGCCCCCTGGGCACCAAGCCCCCTGGACACTGAGCCCCCTGGGCACCGAGGGCACCAAGCCCCCTGGGCACCGAGGGCACCAAGCCCCCCGGGCACCAAGCCCCCTTGGCACCGAGCGCACCAAGCCCCCGGGCACCAAGCCCCCTGGACACCGAGCCCCCTGGGCACCGAGGGCACCAAGCCCCCTGGACACCGAGCCCCCTGGGCACCGAGGGCACCAAGCCCCCTGGGCACCAAGCCCCCTTGGCACCGAGCGCACCAAGCCCCCGGGCACCAAGCCCCCTGGACACCGAGCCCCCTGGGCACCGAGGGCACCAAGCCCCCTGGGCACCAAGCCCCCTGGGCACCGAGCGCACCAAACCCCCTGGGCACCAAGCCCCCTGGGCACCGAGGGCACCAAGCCCCCTGGGCACCAAGCCCCCTGGGCACCGAGCGCACCAAACCCCCTGGGCACCAAGCCCCCTGGGCACCGAGGGCACCAAACCCCCTGGGCACCAAGCCCCCTGGACACCGAGCCCCCTGGGCAACGAGGGCACCAAGCCCCCTGGGCACCGAGCACACCAAGCCCCCGGGCACCAAGCCCCCTAGGCACCAAGCCCCCTGGGCACTGAGCCCCCTGGGCACCGAGGGCACCAAGCCCCCTGGGCACCAAGCGCACCAAGCCCCCTGA